A window of the Microbispora sp. ZYX-F-249 genome harbors these coding sequences:
- a CDS encoding methionine ABC transporter ATP-binding protein yields the protein MITVTGLRKAYGDVVALDGVDLHVGKGEVFGVLGRSGAGKSTLLRCVNLLERPDEGTVTVDGRELTALGAADLRRARQRIGMIHQHFALLSSRTVAGNVAFPLEVMGVGRAARARRVAEMLDLVGLADRAGAYPAQLSGGQKQRVGIARALAAEPSVLLSDEATSALDPATTQSILALLRRLNRELGLTILLITHEMDVIKAVCDSAAIMSDGRITETGRIPDLLATPGSRLAAELFPLPPAEPGIVTVALGGDQTLLSRLARAYDVDVAVVGGAVEQVAGAPAGRLRLRITGAGAADALTHLRERGLLPEEDR from the coding sequence GTGATCACGGTTACCGGCCTGCGCAAGGCCTACGGCGACGTCGTCGCGCTCGACGGCGTCGACCTCCACGTCGGCAAGGGCGAGGTGTTCGGCGTGCTCGGGCGCAGCGGCGCCGGCAAGAGCACGCTGCTGCGCTGCGTCAACCTGCTCGAACGCCCCGACGAGGGTACGGTGACCGTCGACGGGCGCGAGCTGACCGCCCTCGGCGCGGCCGACCTGCGCCGCGCCCGGCAGCGCATCGGCATGATCCACCAGCACTTCGCCCTGCTGTCGTCGCGCACGGTGGCGGGCAACGTGGCCTTCCCGCTGGAGGTCATGGGCGTCGGCCGGGCCGCCCGGGCCCGGCGCGTCGCGGAGATGCTCGACCTCGTGGGCCTGGCCGACCGCGCCGGGGCCTACCCCGCGCAGCTGTCCGGCGGTCAGAAGCAGCGGGTCGGCATCGCGCGGGCCCTGGCCGCCGAGCCGTCGGTGCTGCTGTCGGACGAGGCCACCTCCGCGCTCGACCCCGCCACGACCCAGTCGATCCTGGCCCTGCTGCGGCGGCTCAACCGGGAGCTCGGGCTGACCATCCTGCTCATCACGCACGAGATGGACGTCATCAAGGCCGTCTGCGACTCGGCGGCGATCATGAGCGACGGGCGGATCACCGAGACGGGCCGCATCCCCGACCTGCTCGCCACGCCCGGATCGCGCCTGGCCGCCGAGCTGTTCCCGCTGCCGCCCGCCGAACCCGGCATCGTGACGGTCGCCCTGGGCGGGGACCAGACCTTGCTGTCGCGTCTCGCGCGCGCGTACGACGTGGACGTCGCCGTGGTGGGCGGCGCGGTCGAACAGGTCGCGGGGGCCCCGGCGGGCCGGCTGCGGCTGCGGATCACCGGGGCCGGTGCGGCGGACGCCCTCACCCACCTGCGCGAGCGCGGCCTGCTGCCGGAGGAGGACCGATGA
- a CDS encoding S1C family serine protease — protein MSSPEHVPGNENTEVLPGHGWSQFGSTPPRHGQYTGAYQSYGAYGNSPYDTAQFPPPPARKGTLTARQKAGAGLALVAVALGGGVTGALVANSVNGGQTVIASPVVRGVSNSSGTTIAAVAKAIMPSVVSIEVKSATAGGEGSGVILSADGLILTNNHVVSMGGAGGGTVTVKFSDGRTASAVVKGTDPTTDLAVIQAQGVSGLTPASLGDSDKLQVGDAVLAIGSPLGLAGSVTSGIVSALDRTLTEGPEEQQPQFPWGMEQQQPQQSQAVTIGGVIQTDAAINPGNSGGALVNASGQVVGINTAIATAGSGSGNIGVGFAIPINTAKQVADQLIKTGKATHAFFGVSVADAVGGASGAVVRSITAGSPAEKAGLKEGDLITKINDKLVDSAETLVGTIRSARPGDKVTVTFTRDGKESTITTALAEQSATS, from the coding sequence ATGAGCTCACCTGAGCACGTTCCCGGCAACGAGAACACCGAGGTACTCCCCGGTCACGGCTGGAGCCAGTTCGGCAGCACCCCGCCGCGGCACGGGCAGTACACGGGTGCCTACCAGTCGTACGGCGCCTATGGGAACAGTCCGTATGACACGGCGCAGTTTCCGCCGCCTCCGGCGCGGAAGGGCACGTTGACCGCGCGACAGAAGGCGGGCGCGGGCCTCGCCCTCGTGGCCGTGGCGCTGGGCGGCGGGGTCACCGGGGCCCTCGTGGCCAACAGCGTGAACGGCGGGCAGACGGTGATCGCGAGTCCGGTGGTCAGGGGGGTGTCCAACTCCTCGGGCACCACCATCGCCGCGGTGGCCAAGGCGATCATGCCGTCGGTGGTGTCGATCGAGGTGAAGTCCGCCACGGCCGGCGGCGAGGGATCCGGTGTCATCCTGTCGGCCGACGGTCTGATCCTGACGAACAACCACGTGGTGAGCATGGGCGGCGCGGGCGGCGGCACGGTCACCGTGAAGTTCAGCGACGGCAGGACCGCCAGCGCCGTCGTCAAGGGCACCGACCCCACCACGGACCTCGCGGTCATCCAGGCGCAGGGCGTGTCCGGCCTGACCCCCGCCTCGCTCGGTGACAGCGACAAGCTCCAGGTCGGCGACGCGGTCCTCGCCATCGGCAGCCCGCTCGGCCTGGCGGGATCGGTCACCTCCGGCATCGTGAGCGCGCTCGACCGCACGCTGACCGAGGGTCCAGAAGAGCAGCAGCCCCAGTTCCCCTGGGGGATGGAGCAGCAGCAGCCGCAGCAGAGCCAGGCCGTCACGATCGGGGGCGTGATCCAGACCGACGCCGCGATCAACCCCGGCAACTCCGGCGGCGCGCTGGTCAACGCCTCCGGGCAGGTCGTCGGCATCAACACCGCGATCGCCACCGCCGGCTCCGGCTCCGGCAACATCGGCGTCGGCTTCGCGATCCCCATCAACACCGCGAAGCAGGTCGCCGACCAGCTCATCAAGACGGGCAAGGCGACCCACGCGTTCTTCGGCGTGAGCGTGGCCGACGCGGTCGGCGGCGCGTCCGGCGCGGTGGTCAGGTCGATCACGGCCGGCAGCCCGGCGGAGAAGGCCGGCCTCAAGGAGGGCGACCTGATCACCAAGATCAACGACAAGCTGGTGGACAGCGCGGAGACGCTGGTCGGCACCATCCGCAGCGCCCGCCCGGGCGACAAGGTGACCGTCACCTTCACCCGCGACGGCAAGGAGAGCACCATCACCACCGCGCTCGCGGAGCAGTCGGCCACGAGCTGA
- a CDS encoding MetQ/NlpA family ABC transporter substrate-binding protein: protein MRRTLGLVIAAVAALVLSACGSSSSGTATTSASGTAAAQAPLKVGVSPVPHAQILKYVADNLAAAKGLKLEIVEFSDYVQPNLQLQDGQLDANYFQHKPYLDDFNASKGTKLSFVAPVHLEPLGLYSKKVKDLASLPQDGTVAVPNDATNLGRALKLLADNGVVTLKDGVGTAATERDVTGNPKNLTFRPLEAAQLPRSLDDVDAAVINGNYALEASLDPSSDALVLEKAEGNPYANGLVVAQGRESDPRVKTLIELLTGPEVKKYIEDTFKGSVVPAS, encoded by the coding sequence ATGCGTAGAACGCTCGGCCTCGTCATCGCCGCCGTGGCCGCGCTCGTGTTGTCCGCCTGCGGGTCCTCGTCCTCCGGCACCGCGACCACCTCCGCCTCCGGCACGGCCGCGGCGCAGGCCCCGCTCAAGGTCGGCGTGAGCCCGGTGCCGCACGCGCAGATCCTCAAGTACGTGGCCGACAACCTGGCCGCCGCGAAGGGACTGAAGCTGGAGATCGTCGAATTCAGCGACTACGTGCAGCCCAACCTGCAGCTCCAGGACGGCCAGCTCGACGCCAACTACTTCCAGCACAAGCCCTACCTGGACGACTTCAACGCCTCGAAGGGCACGAAGCTGAGCTTCGTCGCTCCGGTGCACCTCGAGCCGCTCGGCCTGTACTCCAAGAAGGTCAAGGACCTCGCGTCGCTGCCGCAGGACGGCACGGTCGCCGTGCCCAACGACGCCACCAACCTCGGCCGGGCGCTCAAGCTGCTCGCCGACAACGGCGTGGTCACGCTGAAGGACGGCGTGGGCACCGCCGCGACCGAGCGCGACGTGACCGGCAACCCGAAGAACCTGACCTTCCGCCCGCTGGAGGCCGCGCAGCTGCCGCGCTCGCTCGACGACGTGGACGCCGCCGTGATCAACGGCAACTACGCGCTGGAGGCGAGCCTCGACCCGTCCTCCGACGCGCTGGTGCTGGAGAAGGCCGAGGGCAACCCGTACGCCAACGGCCTGGTGGTCGCCCAGGGACGCGAGAGCGACCCGCGGGTGAAGACGCTCATCGAGCTGCTGACCGGCCCCGAGGTGAAGAAGTACATCGAGGACACGTTCAAGGGCTCGGTCGTCCCCGCCTCCTGA
- the cydD gene encoding thiol reductant ABC exporter subunit CydD — translation MHKDLLRLARAERSVRLHLACCLAAAVAAGLLVLVQAELLAGVLSGRFPVAALFPLALVVASRGLLGWAQGVLAGRAATALKSALRRLLLGRVEGLGPAYRSGELVTLAGRGLDALDPYLTGYLPSVAVAGVVPLAVVVRLFVADLATAVIVVLTLPLIPIFGALVGWTTKAVTERQWRALSRLGGHFLDVVRGLPTLRAFGRARYQASVIREVAEAHRAATMRTLRVAFLSSLVLELVASLSLALVAVPVGLRLLSGSLDLGTALLVLLLAPEAYLPLRAMGTRFHAAMEGVAAADEAFAVIAPPQDSQEPEESRESRRPARPAPAATSGPPRIRLEDVTVRYPGREEAALDRVSLVIEPGERVAIVGPSGAGKSTLLHLLLGFVAPSEGRVLADGTDLAGLDLDEWRRRLAFVPQRPHLFATSVADNIALGSAATPEEIGAAAEAAQVAEFAGALPRGYDTPLGERGANLSAGQRQRVALARAFCRPAAQVLLLDEPTARLDGRSEAAIVAATRRLAEGRTAIIVAHRPAMIDLADRVVRLDGGALVPAVPARGGEAR, via the coding sequence TTGCACAAGGATCTCCTCCGGCTGGCCCGCGCCGAGCGGAGCGTACGCCTCCATCTCGCCTGCTGCCTGGCGGCGGCGGTGGCGGCCGGGCTGCTCGTGCTCGTGCAGGCGGAACTGCTGGCCGGGGTGCTGTCCGGCCGCTTCCCGGTCGCCGCGCTGTTCCCCCTGGCGCTCGTCGTGGCCTCCCGCGGGCTGCTCGGCTGGGCGCAGGGCGTGCTCGCGGGCCGCGCGGCCACCGCGCTGAAGTCGGCCCTGCGGCGGCTGCTCCTCGGGCGGGTGGAGGGCCTCGGACCGGCCTACCGCTCGGGTGAGCTGGTGACGCTCGCGGGCCGGGGGCTCGACGCGCTCGACCCGTACCTGACCGGTTATCTCCCGTCGGTCGCCGTGGCCGGGGTCGTGCCGCTCGCGGTCGTCGTCCGGCTCTTCGTGGCCGACCTGGCCACCGCCGTGATCGTGGTGCTCACGCTGCCGCTGATCCCGATCTTCGGGGCGCTGGTCGGGTGGACCACCAAGGCGGTGACCGAACGGCAGTGGCGGGCCCTGTCCCGCCTCGGCGGCCACTTCCTCGACGTGGTCCGCGGCCTGCCGACGCTGCGGGCCTTCGGCCGGGCCCGCTACCAGGCATCGGTCATCCGCGAGGTGGCCGAGGCCCACCGCGCCGCGACCATGCGCACGCTGCGGGTGGCGTTCCTGTCGTCGCTTGTGCTCGAACTCGTGGCGTCGCTGTCGCTGGCGCTGGTGGCGGTGCCGGTGGGGCTGCGGCTGCTGTCGGGCTCGCTCGACCTGGGCACGGCGCTGCTCGTGCTGCTGCTGGCCCCGGAGGCGTACCTGCCGCTGCGTGCCATGGGCACGCGCTTCCACGCCGCCATGGAGGGCGTCGCCGCCGCCGACGAGGCGTTCGCGGTCATCGCACCCCCGCAGGACTCACAGGAGCCGGAGGAGTCGCGGGAGTCCCGCCGGCCGGCCCGGCCCGCTCCGGCCGCGACGAGCGGGCCGCCGCGGATCCGGCTGGAGGACGTCACCGTGCGCTACCCGGGCCGGGAGGAGGCCGCGCTCGACCGGGTGTCGCTCGTCATCGAACCGGGCGAGCGGGTGGCGATCGTGGGCCCGAGCGGCGCGGGGAAGAGCACGCTGCTGCACCTGCTGCTCGGGTTCGTGGCCCCGTCCGAGGGGCGGGTGCTGGCGGACGGGACGGATCTGGCCGGCCTCGACCTCGACGAGTGGCGGCGGCGGCTGGCCTTCGTGCCGCAGCGCCCGCACCTGTTCGCGACCTCGGTGGCCGACAACATCGCGCTCGGCTCGGCGGCCACGCCGGAGGAGATCGGGGCCGCCGCCGAGGCGGCGCAGGTGGCGGAGTTCGCCGGCGCCCTGCCGCGGGGGTACGACACCCCGCTGGGCGAGCGCGGGGCGAACCTGTCGGCGGGCCAGCGGCAGCGGGTCGCCCTGGCCAGGGCGTTCTGCCGCCCCGCCGCCCAGGTGCTGCTGCTGGACGAGCCCACCGCGCGGCTCGACGGCAGGAGCGAGGCCGCGATCGTGGCGGCCACGCGCAGGCTGGCGGAGGGCCGAACGGCGATCATCGTCGCGCACCGGCCCGCCATGATCGACCTGGCCGACCGGGTCGTCCGCCTCGACGGCGGCGCCCTCGTCCCCGCGGTTCCGGCGCGGGGAGGTGAGGCCCGGTGA
- a CDS encoding methionine ABC transporter permease — MTWSEMSPLLWEATGQTAVMVGWSTLFTVLFGLPLGVCLAGTDRGGLFPAPVVWRVLGLVVNVGRSLPFIVLMIAVIPVTRVLTGTTIGTAAAVVPLTIGAVPFFARLVETALREVGRDVVQAAEAMGADRVTIVTRVLLPEALPGLVAGLTVTVVTLISYSAMAGVIGGGGLGDLAVRYGYQRFETTLMVVTVVVLVVVVQLAQTVGDAVARRLSHR; from the coding sequence ATGACCTGGTCGGAGATGAGCCCCCTGCTGTGGGAGGCCACCGGGCAGACCGCGGTGATGGTGGGCTGGTCCACGCTGTTCACCGTGCTGTTCGGGCTGCCGCTCGGTGTCTGCCTCGCCGGGACGGACCGGGGCGGGCTGTTCCCGGCGCCCGTCGTGTGGCGCGTGCTCGGGCTGGTGGTCAACGTCGGGCGGTCGCTGCCCTTCATCGTCCTCATGATCGCGGTCATCCCGGTCACCCGCGTGCTCACCGGCACCACGATCGGGACCGCCGCCGCGGTGGTCCCTCTCACGATCGGCGCGGTGCCCTTCTTCGCCCGGCTGGTCGAGACCGCGCTGCGCGAGGTGGGCCGCGACGTCGTGCAGGCGGCCGAGGCGATGGGGGCGGACCGGGTGACGATCGTGACACGCGTCCTGCTGCCCGAGGCGCTGCCCGGCCTGGTCGCCGGGCTGACCGTCACCGTGGTCACGCTCATCTCCTACTCCGCGATGGCCGGGGTGATCGGCGGCGGCGGCCTCGGCGACCTCGCCGTGCGCTACGGCTACCAGCGGTTCGAGACCACGCTCATGGTCGTCACCGTGGTCGTCCTGGTCGTCGTGGTGCAGCTCGCGCAGACCGTGGGCGACGCCGTCGCCCGCCGGCTTTCCCACCGTTAA
- a CDS encoding Fic family protein, with the protein MLYGTPALEAADEKVLAEIEEMRRDLKYRLAEAHRWDGLLRRQLQARAIQGSNSIEGYHASVEDIESIMSGEDPLEASAAVAREIAGYRQALIYIGTLSRARVFRYDAGLLHALNFMMIGHHVDKTPGTVRPGGIYVRNSATGEVVYEGPDHEQVPALLAELVDWLNEGDLDAPSYVRAAMAHLNLVKIHPWRDGNGRMSRALQTLVLGRDQITTPEFASIEEWLGEGRTTYDYYDLLGEVGRRRWSPHGDTLSWVRFVLRCHHMQAQRVGRRLAEAGEVWMLLEERTEAQGLHPRTVSALYQVFVSRRLRRGMYQADEGLSQGQAARDLRELAASGWLQPYGETKGRFYAPGPKMTEIKAAFAERARPLRDPYRALED; encoded by the coding sequence ATGTTGTACGGCACGCCGGCGCTGGAGGCCGCGGACGAGAAGGTGCTCGCCGAGATCGAGGAGATGCGGCGTGACCTGAAATACCGGCTGGCCGAGGCCCACCGCTGGGACGGCCTGCTGAGACGGCAGTTGCAGGCCCGGGCCATCCAGGGGTCCAACTCGATCGAGGGCTACCACGCCAGCGTCGAGGACATCGAGTCGATCATGTCGGGTGAGGACCCCCTGGAGGCGTCGGCCGCCGTCGCACGGGAGATCGCCGGCTACCGGCAGGCGCTCATCTACATCGGCACCTTGTCGCGGGCCCGGGTCTTCCGGTACGACGCGGGCCTGCTGCACGCGCTGAACTTCATGATGATCGGCCACCACGTGGACAAGACGCCGGGCACGGTGCGGCCCGGCGGGATCTACGTCCGTAACTCCGCCACCGGCGAGGTGGTCTACGAGGGCCCGGACCACGAGCAGGTCCCCGCCCTGCTGGCGGAACTCGTCGATTGGTTGAACGAGGGCGACCTCGACGCGCCCAGCTACGTCCGCGCCGCCATGGCGCACCTCAACCTCGTTAAGATCCACCCGTGGCGCGACGGGAACGGGCGCATGTCGCGGGCGCTGCAGACGCTCGTGCTCGGCCGCGACCAGATCACCACGCCGGAGTTCGCCTCGATCGAGGAGTGGCTGGGCGAGGGGCGCACCACCTACGACTACTACGACCTCCTGGGTGAGGTGGGACGCCGCCGGTGGAGCCCGCACGGGGACACGCTCTCCTGGGTGCGGTTCGTCCTGCGCTGCCACCACATGCAGGCGCAGCGGGTGGGGCGCAGGCTCGCCGAGGCGGGCGAGGTGTGGATGCTGCTGGAGGAGCGGACCGAGGCGCAGGGCCTGCACCCGCGCACGGTCTCCGCGCTCTACCAGGTGTTCGTCTCCCGCCGGCTGCGCCGGGGCATGTACCAGGCCGACGAGGGCCTGAGTCAGGGCCAGGCCGCCCGCGACCTGCGAGAACTCGCGGCAAGCGGGTGGCTCCAGCCGTACGGCGAGACGAAGGGCCGCTTCTACGCGCCCGGGCCGAAGATGACGGAGATCAAGGCGGCGTTCGCCGAGCGGGCCAGGCCGCTGCGCGACCCCTACCGGGCGCTGGAGGACTGA
- a CDS encoding acyl-CoA synthetase, with translation MHPGAIAAVTPDKPAVIMAGSGRVVTFRELDEESNRLAHLLRAAGLKPGDHIAFMLENHPLFLVIAWAAHRSGLYYTAISSRLQPDELAYIVDNCGARVFISSARLAGVASAVTEATPGVELRLMLDGVAPGFTSYEEAVAGQPVTPVDDECQGADMLYSSGTTGRPKGVKPPLGRAPLETPGALVQLIQFLFAPSADSVYLSPAPLYHAAPLRYSMSFQRLGATVVVMERFDPEEALALVERHRVTHAQWVPTMFIKMLKLPEEVRGRYDLSSLRCAIHAAAPCPVEVKERMMQWWGPIVHEYYAGTEGNCFLYAGPEDWLAHKGTVGRPLLGVAHVCDEEGDELPPGEHGTVYFSDGPTFEYHGDPGKTASVQDPKGRGWTTLGDIGYVDEDGFLYLTDRRSYMIISGGVNIYPQEAENVLAMHPKVADVAVFGVPDPEMGEQVKAVVQPADPAGAGPALEAELIAYCRDRLAHYKCPKSVDFRDELPRHPTGKLYKRLLRDEYWPRTG, from the coding sequence ATGCACCCTGGCGCGATCGCGGCGGTGACGCCGGACAAGCCTGCGGTGATCATGGCGGGCTCCGGCCGCGTGGTCACCTTCCGTGAACTCGACGAGGAATCCAACCGGCTCGCCCACCTGCTGCGGGCCGCGGGCCTGAAGCCCGGCGACCATATCGCGTTCATGCTGGAGAACCACCCGCTCTTCCTGGTGATCGCGTGGGCGGCCCACCGCTCGGGCCTGTACTACACGGCGATCAGCTCCCGCCTGCAGCCCGACGAGCTGGCGTACATCGTGGACAACTGCGGGGCGCGCGTCTTCATCTCCTCGGCCAGGCTCGCCGGCGTGGCGAGCGCCGTCACCGAGGCCACACCCGGGGTCGAGCTGCGGCTCATGCTCGACGGCGTCGCCCCGGGTTTCACGTCGTACGAGGAGGCGGTGGCGGGGCAGCCCGTGACGCCGGTCGACGACGAGTGCCAGGGCGCCGACATGCTCTACTCCTCGGGCACGACGGGGCGTCCCAAGGGGGTCAAGCCGCCGCTCGGCCGCGCGCCGCTGGAGACCCCCGGCGCCCTCGTGCAGCTCATCCAGTTCCTGTTCGCGCCGTCGGCCGACAGCGTGTACCTGTCGCCCGCGCCGCTCTACCACGCCGCTCCGCTGCGCTACAGCATGTCCTTCCAGCGCCTGGGCGCGACCGTGGTGGTGATGGAGCGGTTCGATCCCGAGGAGGCGCTGGCGCTCGTCGAGCGGCACCGGGTCACCCACGCGCAGTGGGTCCCCACGATGTTCATCAAGATGCTCAAGCTGCCCGAGGAGGTGCGCGGGCGGTACGACCTGTCGTCGCTGCGCTGCGCCATCCACGCCGCCGCGCCCTGCCCCGTGGAGGTCAAGGAGCGGATGATGCAGTGGTGGGGGCCGATCGTCCACGAGTACTACGCGGGGACGGAGGGCAACTGCTTCCTGTACGCCGGGCCGGAGGACTGGCTCGCCCACAAGGGCACGGTGGGCAGGCCGCTGCTGGGGGTGGCCCACGTGTGCGACGAGGAGGGCGACGAACTGCCGCCCGGCGAGCACGGCACCGTCTACTTCTCCGACGGGCCGACGTTCGAGTATCACGGCGACCCCGGGAAGACCGCGTCGGTCCAGGACCCCAAGGGCCGCGGCTGGACCACGCTGGGGGACATCGGCTACGTGGACGAGGACGGCTTCCTCTACCTCACCGACCGGCGCTCCTACATGATCATCTCCGGCGGCGTGAACATCTATCCGCAGGAGGCCGAGAACGTGCTGGCGATGCATCCCAAGGTGGCCGACGTGGCCGTCTTCGGGGTGCCCGACCCCGAGATGGGCGAGCAGGTGAAGGCCGTCGTGCAGCCGGCCGACCCGGCCGGCGCCGGTCCCGCCCTGGAGGCCGAGCTGATCGCCTACTGCCGGGACCGCCTGGCCCACTACAAGTGCCCGAAATCGGTCGACTTCCGCGACGAGCTGCCCCGCCACCCCACCGGGAAGCTGTACAAGCGCCTGCTCAGGGACGAGTACTGGCCGCGGACGGGCTGA
- the cydC gene encoding thiol reductant ABC exporter subunit CydC: protein MSRTGTGTSTGTASPLSVIAGMGRRLVLAALAGSAADLAGVALIASAAWLITRAAEQPPLAALSVAIVAVRAFATTRGVFRYGERLAGHDVALRAQAGTRERLYRALIPAGPLPQRGADLLSRMVDDTDAVQDLLVRCLLPAAAALVTGVAAVVIAGFLLPAAAFVLAAGLLAAGVLLPAGTAAAARRWSARIAPARADLAARVADLVHGAADLAAYGARDRALSAAMDADGRLSRLERGQARINAAALGVGMLTQGLTVVAVVLVAQAADLGRVATAVAALTSLVAFEPVLPLAAAGERFAGVVAALRRLRETAATAPAVREPADPAPAPEPPLTVEVEDLVVRHGDREPALHGVSLTLTPGRRVAIVGPSGAGKSTLLSALMRTVEFESGAIRLNGADVRRLSSDDVRALMTGLTQDPYVFQATVGDNLRLAGPEASAEDVEAAVRRARLDAWTERTGWDTVLGEDGRTVSGGQLQRLALARALLYDPPVLLLDEPAEALDEETADLLMADLLDATRGRTTLLVTHRLHGLEQVDEIVVLEGGRVTQRGTHAGLVAVPGYYRDLWESEELTRHRV, encoded by the coding sequence GTGAGCCGCACGGGCACGGGCACGAGCACGGGGACGGCGTCGCCGCTGTCCGTGATCGCCGGGATGGGCCGCCGGCTCGTGCTCGCCGCGCTCGCCGGATCGGCGGCCGACCTCGCGGGGGTCGCGCTCATCGCGTCGGCCGCCTGGCTGATCACGCGCGCCGCCGAGCAGCCGCCGCTGGCGGCGCTGTCGGTCGCGATCGTGGCCGTGCGGGCGTTCGCCACCACCCGCGGCGTGTTCCGGTACGGCGAGCGCCTGGCCGGGCACGACGTCGCGCTGCGCGCCCAGGCGGGCACCCGCGAGCGCCTCTACCGGGCGCTGATCCCGGCGGGGCCGCTGCCGCAGCGCGGGGCCGACCTGCTCAGCCGGATGGTGGACGACACCGACGCCGTGCAGGACCTGCTCGTCCGCTGCCTGCTGCCGGCCGCCGCCGCCCTGGTCACCGGCGTCGCCGCCGTCGTCATCGCGGGCTTCCTGCTGCCCGCCGCCGCGTTCGTGCTCGCCGCCGGCCTGCTCGCCGCCGGGGTGCTGCTGCCCGCCGGCACGGCCGCGGCCGCCCGGCGCTGGTCGGCGCGGATCGCCCCGGCCCGCGCCGACCTGGCCGCCCGGGTGGCCGACCTGGTGCACGGCGCGGCCGACCTCGCGGCGTACGGCGCGCGGGACCGGGCGCTGTCGGCGGCGATGGACGCCGACGGGCGGCTGTCCCGGCTGGAGCGGGGACAGGCGCGGATCAACGCCGCCGCGCTCGGCGTCGGCATGCTGACGCAGGGGCTGACCGTCGTCGCCGTGGTCCTTGTCGCCCAGGCCGCCGATCTCGGCCGGGTCGCGACGGCCGTGGCCGCCCTGACCTCGCTGGTCGCCTTCGAGCCCGTGCTGCCCCTGGCGGCGGCGGGCGAGCGGTTCGCGGGGGTGGTCGCGGCGCTGCGCAGGCTCAGGGAGACCGCCGCCACTGCCCCGGCCGTGCGGGAGCCGGCGGACCCGGCGCCCGCGCCCGAGCCGCCGCTGACGGTCGAGGTCGAGGACCTCGTGGTGCGTCACGGCGACCGCGAGCCCGCGCTGCACGGCGTGAGCCTGACGCTGACCCCGGGCAGGCGGGTCGCGATTGTCGGCCCGAGCGGCGCGGGGAAGAGCACGCTGCTGTCGGCGCTGATGCGGACCGTGGAGTTCGAGTCGGGCGCGATCCGGCTGAACGGCGCCGACGTGCGGCGCCTGTCCTCCGACGACGTACGGGCGCTCATGACGGGCCTCACCCAGGACCCGTACGTCTTCCAGGCCACGGTCGGGGACAACCTGCGCCTGGCCGGGCCGGAGGCGTCCGCCGAGGACGTCGAGGCGGCCGTACGGCGGGCGCGGCTGGACGCGTGGACCGAGCGCACCGGCTGGGACACGGTGCTCGGCGAGGACGGCCGGACGGTCTCCGGCGGTCAGCTCCAGCGGCTCGCGCTGGCCCGGGCCCTGCTGTACGACCCGCCCGTCCTGCTGCTGGACGAGCCGGCCGAGGCCCTCGACGAGGAGACGGCCGACCTGCTGATGGCCGACCTGCTGGACGCCACCCGGGGGCGCACGACGCTGCTGGTCACCCACCGGCTGCACGGCCTGGAGCAGGTCGACGAGATCGTCGTGCTGGAGGGGGGCAGGGTCACCCAGCGGGGTACCCATGCCGGCCTCGTCGCCGTGCCCGGTTACTACCGGGACCTGTGGGAGTCGGAGGAGCTCACCCGCCACCGCGTCTGA